From the genome of Gemmatimonas sp., one region includes:
- a CDS encoding amidohydrolase, giving the protein MTTATHTPTLDAAALLHEAQQLAPQVIDWRRALHRHPEVAFQEHETARFIQQVLEQIGDLEISRPTETSVMARLLTGRQGPVLAVRADIDALPIHEENDVEYRSQTDGAMHACGHDGHTSIALGLVTLLARHRDQLRGEVRFLFQHAEELSPGGAEEMVRQGVMNGVDYVIGLHVWSAMPVGRIGLIAGPAMAAPDTFECTIIGKGGHAAIPQGTIDPIAIGAQVISALQHVVSRTVDPLDPVVLSVTQFVAGTTFNVIPSTAYLAGTVRTFDPMLRTTVPVTIERIIKGVTSAFGATYEFRYEPGYRPVINDPALTARLTNVVANTFGADTLIDMRPTMGGEDFSAYQQRAPGVFAFIGAGNVEVGIDFPHHHPRFQIDERSLDIGLRYLTAATLDLLATA; this is encoded by the coding sequence ATGACGACTGCCACTCATACGCCGACCCTCGACGCCGCCGCCTTGCTCCACGAGGCGCAACAGCTGGCGCCGCAGGTGATCGACTGGCGCCGCGCGCTGCACCGGCACCCCGAAGTCGCGTTCCAGGAACACGAAACCGCCCGGTTCATCCAGCAGGTGCTGGAGCAGATTGGCGATCTCGAGATCTCGCGTCCCACCGAGACGAGCGTGATGGCGCGGCTTCTCACGGGTCGGCAGGGACCGGTGCTCGCCGTGCGCGCCGACATCGACGCCCTCCCCATCCACGAGGAGAACGACGTCGAGTACCGGTCGCAGACGGACGGGGCGATGCACGCCTGCGGGCACGACGGACACACCTCGATCGCCCTTGGTCTCGTGACCCTGCTGGCGCGTCATCGCGACCAGCTGCGCGGCGAGGTGCGCTTCCTGTTTCAGCATGCCGAGGAGCTCTCACCCGGCGGCGCCGAAGAGATGGTGCGTCAGGGCGTGATGAATGGGGTCGACTACGTCATCGGCCTCCATGTCTGGTCGGCCATGCCGGTTGGGCGCATCGGACTCATTGCAGGACCGGCGATGGCCGCGCCCGACACCTTCGAGTGTACGATCATCGGCAAGGGCGGACATGCCGCCATCCCGCAAGGCACGATCGACCCGATCGCCATCGGCGCGCAGGTCATCTCGGCACTGCAGCACGTCGTGTCGCGCACCGTCGATCCGCTCGACCCCGTCGTCCTGTCGGTCACGCAGTTCGTTGCCGGCACCACGTTCAACGTGATCCCCAGCACGGCCTATCTCGCCGGTACCGTGCGCACCTTCGATCCCATGCTGCGCACCACCGTGCCCGTCACGATCGAGCGCATCATCAAGGGCGTGACCAGCGCGTTCGGCGCCACCTACGAGTTCCGGTATGAGCCCGGCTACCGTCCGGTGATCAACGATCCGGCACTCACTGCGCGACTGACCAACGTCGTGGCCAACACATTCGGTGCGGACACCCTCATCGACATGCGCCCCACGATGGGCGGCGAGGACTTCTCGGCGTACCAACAGCGTGCGCCGGGTGTGTTCGCGTTCATCGGTGCGGGGAATGTCGAGGTCGGCATCGACTTTCCGCATCATCACCCGCGCTTCCAGATCGACGAACGCTCGCTGGACATCGGCCTGCGATATCTCACCGCCGCCACCCTTGATCTGCTCGCCACGGCATGA
- a CDS encoding luciferase family protein — MGTIDLGALVAGIVKHWDGVEVLPYRFGGVEFRVDRREMGHVHVSGVADLLMPVRLRRDLVAAGRAEPHRTQPHSGWISFRMRSEHDVPAAVELFRLNYERLRGMVRPRSVTSVVTNPTMLADRSADDMPA; from the coding sequence ATGGGCACCATCGACCTCGGCGCACTGGTCGCCGGAATCGTCAAGCACTGGGATGGCGTCGAGGTCCTGCCGTATCGGTTTGGCGGCGTCGAGTTTCGCGTGGACCGTCGCGAGATGGGACACGTGCACGTGAGCGGCGTGGCCGACCTGCTCATGCCGGTGCGATTGCGGCGCGACCTCGTGGCCGCCGGCCGCGCGGAGCCACACCGCACGCAGCCACACTCAGGGTGGATCAGCTTCCGCATGCGCAGCGAGCACGACGTACCAGCCGCGGTGGAACTCTTCCGGCTCAACTATGAGCGGCTGCGTGGCATGGTGCGTCCCCGCTCGGTCACGTCGGTGGTGACCAATCCCACCATGCTCGCCGACCGCAGCGCCGACGATATGCCGGCGTAG
- a CDS encoding DUF3311 domain-containing protein, whose translation MTKPYRLLALVPAVALVGAPWFANRVEPRILGMPFLLGWIVFWVLMTSVVMAIIGALDSREP comes from the coding sequence ATGACCAAGCCGTATCGACTGCTGGCGCTGGTCCCTGCAGTCGCCCTCGTCGGCGCGCCGTGGTTTGCCAACCGCGTCGAGCCGCGCATTCTCGGTATGCCGTTTCTGCTCGGATGGATTGTGTTCTGGGTGCTCATGACGTCCGTCGTCATGGCGATCATCGGTGCCCTCGATAGTCGCGAGCCATGA